The segment CCTGTCGGGCAAGTACACCGTCGAGACGGAGTTCGCGCCGAACGACCACCGCACCTTCAACCGCCACGGCGAGGCCTTCGACCAGGGCGAGACGTTCAGCGGCGTCGACTTCGAGCAGGGCGTGGAGGCGGCCAGGCAGTTCTCCGACCTGGCTCCCGAGGGAGTGTCGACCGCCCAGGCCGCGCTCAAGTGGATCGTCGAGCAGCCCGGTGTCTCGACCGTGATCCCCGGCGCCCGCAACGTCCAGCAGGCCCGCGCCAACGCCGAGGCCGGCGACGTGCCCGATCTGGGCGAGGAGTTCCACGACCGCGCCGAGCGCCTCTACGACCGCTACTTCCGCCGAGCGATCCACTCCCGCTGGTAGCGGGACGGGCGTACCCCGTTCCGCTGCGTCCAGTGCTCCCGGCGTAGACCGGAGGCATGGCAGACACGATGTACACCCCGCAGAACCCGATCGATCAGTACCCCCGCCCGCCGTTCCCCGCGCAGCAGCAGACGGGTCCCGGCGACATCCACGAGATGAACCCCGCGCCCGACCACGGCGAGACCAGCTACGTCGGCGGCGGTCGCCTCGCCGGTCGCCGCGCCCTCGTGACCGGCGCCGACTCGGGCATCGGCCGCGCCGTGGCCATCGCCTTCGCCCGCGAGGGCGCCGACGTCGCGCTCGCCTACCTCCCCGAGGAGCAGAAGCAGGCCGACGAGGTCGCGGAGCTGGTCCGCGAGGCCGGCCGCACCGTCGTCCTCCTCCCCGGCGACCTGCAGGACGAGGCGTACAACGTCGACATGGTCGAGAAGGCCGTCTCGGGCCTCGGCGGCCTCGACGTCGTGGCCATGATCGCCGGCGTCATGCCGACCGTGGACAGCATCGACGACTTCGAGACGGAGACGCTCGACCACGTCCTCAAGGCCAACATCTACCCGCTGTTCTGGACCACGAAGGCCGCGATGAAGCACCTGAAGCCGGGGGCGTCGATCATCACGACGTCCTCCATCCAGGGCTTCCAGCCGTCGCCGTCGCTGGCCGAGTACGCCGTCTCCAAGGCGGGCATCGCCAACTGGACGCGCGCGATGGCGCAGCAGCTCGCCGAGCGCGGCATCCGCGTCAACGGCGTCGCGCCCGGCCCCGTCTGGACGCCGCTCCAGCCCGCGTTCGTCCCGACCGAGAAGATCGAGTCGTTCGGCGAGGAGGCCGCCTACGGCCGTCCCGGTCAGCCCGTCGAGCTCGCCCCGCCGTTCGTCTTCCTGGCCTCGCAGGAGTCCAGCTACGTCAGCGGCGAGACGATCGGCGTGTCCGGCGGGACGCCGATGCACTGACCTCCGGGCATCCTGCTATCGAGGCGGCGCCTCGCTGACGAACTCGGCGAGCGTCGCCTCGATCAGTTCGTACGACCAGCGGTAGGCGGCGTCCGGATCGCGCTCGACGAGGGCGCGGGCCAGCTCGTTGTGGCGGTGCGCCGACGCGGGCGTGTACTCCGTGATCGTGAAGCGCCGCTCTTCCGTGCGCGTCCGGAGCAGCGCGTCGACCGTCGAGGCGAAGTGCGCGACGACGGCGTTGCCGGAGCCCCGGAGGATCGCCGTGTGGAACGCGATGTCCGCCTCGAGATAGGCCCGACCGTCGCCCGCGGCACTCGACGTCACCATCGTCTCGGCCGCCCGCCGCACCGCCTCCGCCCCGGCGGGATCCAGTTTCGTCGCGCTCAGCCTCGCCGCCACCGGCTCCAGGCCGAGCCGCAGCTCGAGGAGCTCGCGCATCTGGACGAAGTACTCCGCGCCGTGCCCGCGCCACGCGATGAGCTGGGGGCTCATGAGGTCCCACTCCTCGCGGGGGCGCACCTGGGTCCCGACGCGCTGCCGGGGCTCGACCATGCCGAGGGACTGCAGGACGCGGAGCGCCTCCCGCAGGACCGACCGGGAGACCGCGAACCGCGCGCTCAGCTCCTCCAGGTTGAGGATCGACCCCATGGCGACCTCGCCCTCGACGATCTGCCGGCCGAGGCGGTTCACGACGCGTCCGTGAAGTCCCCGCTCGAGCGGTCCGTCCGCCTCCAGATCCCTCACCACTTGACCACCTCGTCGACTCGTGCAACACTCCATAAATCTGATTAATCGGATTAATCAGATTTCCACTGGTTCCAGTGTGCCCCACGTCGACGCCCGAGAGGGCGGACCCGCGACGGACGGCGCACGGGCGGAACCGACGACGAGGTGGCAGGGAAGCGTCCTCCCGAGCAGCGAACTGGACGACGACGTGCACTTCTCCCCCTCCACCCCCAGCCTGGCCACCGCGGCGGTCCAGCCGTCCGGCGGTGACGCGCAGCTGATCATCGCCGCCCTCGCGGGCATCGCGGTGATCATCGTGCTGATCACCTGGCTCAAGGTCCATCCGTTCCTCGCCCTGACGATCGGCTCGCTCGGCGTCGGGATCGGGGCGGGCCTCGCCCCGGGCGACGCCGTCACGAGCTTCGGTGCCGGCTTCGGCGCGACGATGACCAGCGTGGGCATCCTGGTCGGTCTCGGTGCCATGTTCGGCAAGCTGCTGGTCGACTCCGGCGGGGCCGACCGCATCGTCGACAACCTCGTCGCGCGCTCCTCGCCCCGGTCGCTGCCCTGGACGATGGCGCTGATCGGCGCCCTCATCGGTCTCCCCATGTTCTTCGAGGTCGGCGTCGTGCTGCTCGTGCCGGTCGTGATCCTCGTCGCCCGACGCACGAAGACCCCGATCATGCGGATCGCGATCCCGGCGCTCGCGGGCCTGTCCGTCATGCACGGCCTCGTGCCGCCCCACCCCGGGCCCCTCGTCGCGGTCACCACCCTCGGCGCGAACCTCGGCCTGACGATCGCCCTCGGCGTCGCCCTGGCCATCCCCACGGTCATCATCGCCGGCCCGCTCTTCGGCAGGATCGCCGCCAGGTGGGTCCCGATCCCGGCACCGGCGCTCTTCGACGCTCCCCGGGACGACTCCTCCCAGGCCCTGACCGGATCCGCGGCCGTGGCGGCCCCCGGCAGGCGCCCGTCGTTCGCCGTCGCCGTCGCCGGGGTGCTGCTGCCGGTGGCGCTGATGCTCCTGCGCGCCGTCTGGGACGCCGTCGAGCCCGAGGCCACCGGCGGGATCAAGGGGTTCTTCGACTTCCTGGGCACCCCGATGATCGCCCTCGGCATCGCCGTGGTCTACGGCATGGTCTTCTTCGCCCGGAGCGCCGGGATGAGCCGCGACGACGTCCAGTCGTCGGTGTCGAGCGCGCTCCCCGCGATCGCGGGCATCCTGCTGATCGTCGGCGCCGGTGGAGGTTTCAAGCAGGTGCTGATCGACACCGGCATCGGGACCCTCATCGCGAACGCGATCTCCGACAGCGGCGTGTCCGTGATCCTGGTGG is part of the Frondihabitans sp. 762G35 genome and harbors:
- a CDS encoding SDR family oxidoreductase; translation: MADTMYTPQNPIDQYPRPPFPAQQQTGPGDIHEMNPAPDHGETSYVGGGRLAGRRALVTGADSGIGRAVAIAFAREGADVALAYLPEEQKQADEVAELVREAGRTVVLLPGDLQDEAYNVDMVEKAVSGLGGLDVVAMIAGVMPTVDSIDDFETETLDHVLKANIYPLFWTTKAAMKHLKPGASIITTSSIQGFQPSPSLAEYAVSKAGIANWTRAMAQQLAERGIRVNGVAPGPVWTPLQPAFVPTEKIESFGEEAAYGRPGQPVELAPPFVFLASQESSYVSGETIGVSGGTPMH
- a CDS encoding GntP family permease, coding for MHFSPSTPSLATAAVQPSGGDAQLIIAALAGIAVIIVLITWLKVHPFLALTIGSLGVGIGAGLAPGDAVTSFGAGFGATMTSVGILVGLGAMFGKLLVDSGGADRIVDNLVARSSPRSLPWTMALIGALIGLPMFFEVGVVLLVPVVILVARRTKTPIMRIAIPALAGLSVMHGLVPPHPGPLVAVTTLGANLGLTIALGVALAIPTVIIAGPLFGRIAARWVPIPAPALFDAPRDDSSQALTGSAAVAAPGRRPSFAVAVAGVLLPVALMLLRAVWDAVEPEATGGIKGFFDFLGTPMIALGIAVVYGMVFFARSAGMSRDDVQSSVSSALPAIAGILLIVGAGGGFKQVLIDTGIGTLIANAISDSGVSVILVAWFVAALVRVATGSATVATVTAAGILAPVTAHLASGEVSLVVLAIGAGSLFLSHVNDAGFWLIKEYLGLSVGQTLKSWTVMECLISVVGLAGALLLGLVI
- a CDS encoding FadR/GntR family transcriptional regulator, whose product is MNRLGRQIVEGEVAMGSILNLEELSARFAVSRSVLREALRVLQSLGMVEPRQRVGTQVRPREEWDLMSPQLIAWRGHGAEYFVQMRELLELRLGLEPVAARLSATKLDPAGAEAVRRAAETMVTSSAAGDGRAYLEADIAFHTAILRGSGNAVVAHFASTVDALLRTRTEERRFTITEYTPASAHRHNELARALVERDPDAAYRWSYELIEATLAEFVSEAPPR